In one Kluyveromyces marxianus DMKU3-1042 DNA, complete genome, chromosome 4 genomic region, the following are encoded:
- the ATP18 gene encoding F1F0 ATP synthase subunit i, which translates to MVKRFPTPVLKPYWPFFAGGAIMLYAISKAADLSANSKEFINDPRNPRFARGEKPVEL; encoded by the coding sequence ATGGTCAAGAGATTCCCAACTCCAGTTTTGAAGCCATACTGGCCTTTCTTCGCAGGTGGTGCTATCATGCTATATGCCATCTCCAAGGCTGCTGACTTGTCTGCAAACTCCAAGGAATTCATCAACGATCCAAGAAACCCAAGATTTGCTAGAGGTGAAAAGCCAGTCGAATTATAA
- the DAL2 gene encoding allantoicase — MLQFKENQAKEFENVVSQTHQSVEILSDRVLGQVVSYSDQWFADATNLLKPTAPVRDATRFTHAGAWYDGWETRRHNTEEYDWVIFKAGVHAARIIGCEVDTAFFNGNHAPAISVQALRHEDAASAPSDISEKDVRWTDVIEKVECGPSQRHFFLREALTDDHYNYFKLKMYPDGGIARFRLYGKVVAPEQAAASAKPIDLCSIANGAVAIAVSDQHFGSANNLIMPGRGHDMSDGWETSRSRTPGHVDWAIIRLGKLTSYIDRIIVDTAHFRGNFPQFIKVEGIAVDGTTAAPHHDDPKWTTLVDKSKAGPDKEHEYKIDKVLQITHVKLTIIPDGGVKRIRVFAT, encoded by the coding sequence ATGCTTCAGTTCAAGGAAAACCAGGCCAAAGAGTTTGAGAACGTGGTTTCGCAAACACACCAATCGGTCGAAATCTTAAGCGATAGAGTTTTGGGCCAGGTCGTTTCGTACAGCGATCAATGGTTCGCCGATGCTACCAACCTTTTGAAACCTACGGCGCCAGTTAGAGATGCTACTAGGTTCACCCACGCCGGCGCATGGTACGATGGCTGGGAGACCAGAAGGCACAATACAGAGGAATACGACTGGGTCATATTCAAAGCAGGGGTTCATGCAGCAAGAATTATTGGGTGCGAGGTGGACACGGCATTTTTCAACGGGAACCACGCTCCAGCTATTAGCGTACAGGCGCTAAGACATGAAGATGCGGCATCAGCGCCTTCAGATATCTCAGAAAAAGACGTAAGATGGACTGATGTTATAGAAAAGGTTGAGTGTGGTCCTTCGCAAAGACATTTCTTCCTCAGAGAAGCCTTGACTGACGACCATTACAATTAtttcaaattgaaaatgTACCCAGACGGCGGAATTGCAAGATTTAGACTGTACGGGAAGGTTGTTGCACCAGAGCAAGCAGCGGCATCTGCAAAGCCTATTGACTTATGTAGCATTGCTAACGGTGCAGTGGCTATCGCAGTATCAGATCAACACTTTGGATCCGCAAACAATCTCATAATGCCTGGCAGAGGTCATGACATGTCCGATGGATGGGAGACCTCGAGATCGAGAACGCCAGGCCATGTGGACTGGGCCATTATTCGGTTGGGCAAACTAACCTCATATATTGACCGCATAATCGTCGACACCGCACATTTCCGTGGTAATTTCCCACAATTCATCAAGGTGGAAGGTATTGCAGTTGATGGCACGACCGCTGCTCCTCACCACGATGATCCAAAGTGGACCACGTTAGTCGATAAGTCAAAGGCTGGCCCAGACAAGGAACACGAATACAAAATTGACAAGGTTTTGCAGATTACTCACGTCAAGTTGACCATTATTCCAGACGGTGGTGTAAAGAGAATAAGAGTGTTTGCTACataa
- the EFM3 gene encoding protein-lysine N-methyltransferase → MDVYDRIHAREPVKDVLQYISDNNVELEPTQFLNQLEVVQERNSYYAKQFLKLLIPYLEKIGSELSETVYEPYINLLAVNAPDPQSSDIIQYRFGSYKLLIKETPSLICAQGTTGFRTWEAALFLCHFMTQNPHLFATDDGGSSMLELGCGTGIISILYTLMQKEKEKENKGSLENHIFVTDGDSSLLQQVKDNFLLNDITAVPELRFQRLRWNEDELLQAERDKKVGLILGADITYDTSVIPDLVGCLKQFAGADAYISCTERNMATLEAFENELTRNCLDFEIVATISPESFKQISVRNITTSIRIYRVRT, encoded by the coding sequence ATGGACGTGTACGATCGAATCCACGCTAGAGAACCTGTAAAGGATGTGTTGCAATATATATCTGATAATAACGTTGAGCTTGAGCCTACACAGTTCTTGAATCAGCTAGAGGTTGTTCAAGAACGGAATAGTTACTATGCCAAGCAATTTTTGAAACTGCTGATACCATACCTAGAGAAGATAGGATCCGAGTTATCAGAGACTGTTTATGAGCCATATATTAACTTATTAGCTGTGAATGCGCCGGATCCACAGAGTAGTGACATTATACAGTATAGATTTGGTAGTTACAAACTCTTGATCAAAGAGACACCATCGTTGATTTGCGCACAGGGCACAACCGGGTTCAGAACCTGGGAAGCCGCCTTGTTTCTATGCCACTTCATGACTCAGAACCCACATTTATTTGCTACTGATGATGGTGGAAGCTCAATGCTAGAGCTTGGATGCGGTACTGGTATTATATCTATTTTGTATACGTTGATGcagaaggagaaggagaaggagaacAAGGGCTCATTGGAAAACCACATATTCGTCACCGACGGCGATTCCAGTCTTTTACAACAGGTGAAGGATAACTTCCTGTTAAATGACATCACTGCGGTTCCAGAATTGCGGTTCCAAAGGCTACGGTGGAACGAGGACGAGCTATTACAAGCCGAGCGTGACAAAAAGGTTGGCTTGATCTTGGGAGCGGATATTACCTACGATACGAGCGTCATTCCAGACCTTGTTGGATGTTTAAAGCAGTTCGCCGGAGCCGATGCTTACATATCGTGTACGGAGAGAAATATGGCGACACTGGAAGCGTTTGAAAACGAATTGACCCGCAACTGTCTCGATTTCGAAATTGTTGCAACTATTTCACCGGAATCGTTCAAACAGATTTCCGTAAGAAATATCACTACGAGTATTAGAATTTACAGGGTACGTACCTAG
- the TDA9 gene encoding Tda9p, whose product MDSVADSTLVSKAVAQPSPHHAVIKREHEQERERQIEAEAEAEAEAEAEAETEIEPGASTGLSSSSSNRSEGNDSRNTPCNSSSNSNTPGIVPIPRKSRIIKTDRPRPYLCPTCTRGFARQEHLKRHERSHTNEKPFLCAFCGRCFARRDLVLRHQQKLHASLMDQDKNPDIIMASKEVKVNYSARHIIKKPGNKETVLPTPAMSVPQLEHSMSMGSARKTSSKQLQVPLLPHLLLPLQQQQQQQQQQQQQQEQQQQQQQSPDEQQHSPVHSEDPNLHAPKKRKRHASFSASTNISYTQRKDVPQLFDTEQNNVPHQVGFSTPQLTAQELTDKALESGLNIDFLEPPEFMLSDPSVQPDLKPKQPGVNDITFNRNSQIPPGESSSKIHNASQRNDGMQLDLGQVSKDLHNKHQFPAGLTPLISDMLTMRSATAGVGGFVDLNAEQNLDYFNYKDNNDEPHHGQHLSAGANRMNIQEPDNYKQKETPTTATTTSTVSGFHSQNGNADGSGVSMPNMSTSHKQTSELIHEFISNMGPQNPEVQHDNKTSSNINTQQHFMKGQDSQRQDQVLDLSGKRSSSQQQQQQHLYNPEDEHWLSEFINTQIDGNFKVNMTSFNEIGFPATTSSHRNSFSISSNTQHSSPSKNAGPLNAQQMANTQLPQALPNSKFTIGSPKFMRDAPTSAPLSKTPSQSFSPDISTLFKSRQVDLFKKIMDKNGIATPGLSPNSISNGAKPKKGTRLVFFDEVLRQKILLENNLLSTQFPTLEELNTYANLYQDEFHMYFPFIHLHSIKPSMRIYPLLLSICVIGALYGFHSSHAMLLFNISRFHIREYLERTKDHHHETPLWVIQSMVLLIFLGIFNNDMSITQTMNTQIMSLIELVKLKQLNLPLENIMPLPIESDHILEYQDYPELQEQIRKQYRTKEQMEKNFQYFIKAQSRIRTCHTILLISNLFTSLVGLDCCFHSIDLKCGIPCYNEQLYFCENSVEWTELLKNDNIELDSKFSLIQLSNGDETYKNCLIYLTNGHQFFYDNKKVSFKTLLSLLISIHEKIFLERYHLKRETNIQIIEMKWRMHSRPIIESLIKFWEALYLKNGGILQPNENNIELINNNPALRLIIPLHSFAKMRKCISLTSVMNKIWLKDWQAMNIDLENSFSDWDSLREATDYGLNIVKFWIDTVSIVKNAEKTSIRTPIFSITCIFSAILTIAEFLKRMERKALTWKHNQLQPTSNTSNSTSFMNYVDRTIWLKSEMILKKVETHLLPKGYNMQSYAEFLRIQANGALDVEVLDDELAKRAMDPNTDIHETMQVVQRARLSSRSLYLGVRILGDAPIWPIALLFAHALQARAIYNVSHPSQYQT is encoded by the coding sequence ATGGATTCTGTCGCTGATAGCACCCTTGTTTCCAAAGCTGTAGCACAGCCTTCGCCGCATCATGCTGTGATAAAGCGTGAACATGAGCaggaaagagaaagacaaatAGAAGCCGAAGCAGAGGCAGAAGCAGAggcagaagcagaagcagaaacagaaatagAGCCTGGGGCCAGCACGGGCctcagcagcagcagtagcaaCCGTTCTGAAGGAAATGATAGTAGAAATACGCCGTGTAATTCCAGTTCGAACTCGAATACCCCGGGGATTGTGCCGATTCCCAGGAAGTCGCGGATCATCAAGACTGATAGACCAAGACCGTACCTGTGCCCGACTTGTACGCGGGGTTTCGCAAGACAAGAACACTTGAAGAGACATGAACGGTCGCATACCAACGAAAAGCCGTTTTTGTGCGCATTTTGCGGGAGATGTTTCGCAAGAAGAGATTTGGTGCTTAGACACCAGCAGAAGCTTCACGCCTCGTTGATGGACCAGGACAAGAACCCCGACATCATCATGGCCTCGAAAGAAGTCAAGGTGAACTACTCAGCACGGCATATTATTAAGAAGCCGGgcaacaaagaaacagtCCTGCCGACTCCTGCGATGTCTGTACCGCAACTGGAGCATAGTATGTCGATGGGCTCCGCCCGTAAGACGTCCTCCAAACAGCTGCAGGTACCATTGTTGCCACATCTGCTACTGCCACtccagcagcaacagcagcagcagcaacaacaacaacaacaacaagaacaacaacaacagcagcagcagtcACCGgatgaacaacaacacTCGCCTGTACACTCTGAGGATCCAAACCTGCATGCcccaaagaaaaggaagagacACGCTTCCTTCTCTGCTTCCACCAACATCTCCTACACCCAGAGGAAGGACGTCCCGCAGCTTTTCGACACGGAACAGAATAACGTTCCACATCAGGTAGGCTTCTCGACGCCTCAACTAACTGCCCAGGAACTGACCGATAAAGCTCTAGAATCCGGATTAAACATAGACTTTTTGGAACCACCCGAGTTCATGCTCTCCGACCCTAGCGTGCAGCCCGACCTCAAACCCAAACAACCAGGTGTGAACGATATAACATTCAACAGAAACAGCCAAATACCTCCTGGAGAGTCATCTTCGAAAATTCATAACGCCTCTCAAAGAAACGATGGCATGCAATTGGATCTCGGACAGGTCTCTAAAGACCTACACAATAAACACCAGTTCCCGGCTGGGCTTACTCCCCTCATCTCGGATATGCTCACGATGAGATCTGCCACCGCAGGTGTCGGTGGTTTCGTGGACTTGAACGCCGAACAGAACCTAGACTACTTCAATTATAAAGACAACAACGACGAACCGCATCATGGACAGCACCTTTCAGCAGGAGCAAACAGAATGAATATTCAAGAGCCAGATAATTATAAACAAAAGGAAACTcctactactgctactactacatcTACAGTTTCAGGATTCCACTCTCAAAATGGTAACGCGGATGGAAGTGGTGTAAGTATGCCTAACATGAGTACCTCCCATAAACAAACTTCTGAACTCATTCATGAATTCATTAGTAACATGGGCCCTCAAAATCCTGAAGTTCAACATGACAACAAGACTAGTAGCAACATAAATACCCAACAACACTTTATGAAAGGTCAAGATTCTCAGCGGCAGGACCAGGTATTAGATCTTTcaggaaaaagaagtagtagccaacaacaacagcagcaacaccTCTATAACCCAGAAGATGAGCATTGGCTATCTGAATTCATCAATACCCAGATCGACGGTAATTTCAAGGTCAACATGACAAGCTTCAATGAAATTGGTTTCCCAGCAACAACATCGTCTCACAGAAACTCATTCTCAATTAGCTCAAATACTCAACATTCGTCTCCTAGTAAGAATGCAGGGCCATTAAATGCCCAACAAATGGCTAATACACAGTTACCGCAAGCTTTACCGAATTCTAAGTTCACGATTGGGTCGCCAAAGTTTATGCGTGACGCTCCTACAAGTGCTCCTTTAAGTAAAACACCATCACAATCCTTTTCTCCAGATATTTCCACTCTCTTTAAATCGAGACAAGTTGACTTGTTTAAGAAAATAATGGATAAAAACGGAATAGCTACTCCGGGATTATCTCCCAATTCAATTTCCAATGGCGCTAAACCAAAGAAGGGCACCAGACTGGTTTTTTTCGATGAAGTTTTACGTCAAAAGATCTTGTTGGAGAATAACTTACTTTCGACCCAATTCCCAACGTTGGAAGAGTTGAACACATATGCAAATCTTTACCAAGATGAATTTCACATGTATTTCCCATTCATTCATCTACACAGCATCAAACCATCAATGCGTATTTACCCTCTTTTGTTGTCAATATGTGTTATTGGTGCTTTGTACGGTTTCCATTCCTCTCATGCtatgcttcttttcaacatttcaCGGTTCCATATCAGAGAATACCTCGAAAGAACTAAGGATCACCATCACGAAACACCTCTTTGGGTCATTCAGTCTATGGTtcttttgatctttttggGAATTTTCAATAATGATATGAGCATTACACAAACAATGAATACCCAAATCATGTCTTTGATCGAACTAGTTAAACTAAAACAATTGAACTTACCTCTAGAAAATATTATGCCACTCCCAATAGAGAGTGATCATATATTAGAATATCAAGATTATCCAGAATTGCAAGAACAAATAAGAAAGCAGTatagaacaaaagaacaaatggaAAAGAACTTCCAATATTTTATTAAAGCTCAATCTAGAATCAGAACATGCCATACAATTTTGTTGATTTCCAATTTGTTCACTTCTTTGGTTGGATTGGATTGCTGCTTCCATTCCATTGATTTGAAATGCGGTATTCCCTGTTACAATGAACAGTTGTACTTCTGTGAGAATTCTGTAGAATGGACAGaactattgaaaaatgataaCATTGAATTAGATTCTAAATTTTCGTTAATTCAATTGTCCAATGGTGATGAAACATACAAGAACTGCTTGATCTACTTAACGAACGGACACCAATTCTTTTATGACAACAAGAAAGTCTCATTCAAGACGCTTTTGTCCCTTCTCATATCGATACACGAAAAGATTTTCCTTGAGAGATATCATCTCAAGAGAGAAACAAACATCCaaattattgaaatgaaatggaGAATGCATTCACGCCCTATTATAGAATCTCTAATAAAGTTCTGGGAAGCTCTTTATTTGAAGAACGGGGGCATTTTGCAACCAAACGAGAATAATATCGAATTAATAAACAATAATCCGGCTTTGCGTTTGATCATTCCATTGCACTCGTTTGcaaaaatgagaaaatgTATCAGTTTAACATCTGTGATGAATAAAATCTGGCTAAAGGATTGGCAAGCAATGAATATTGATCTCGAGAACTCGTTTTCTGATTGGGACTCTTTGAGAGAAGCTACTGATTATGGTCTGAATATTGTcaagttttggattgaCACAGTGTCTATCGTAAAGAACGCAGAGAAGACATCAATCAGAACGCCTATTTTCTCCATAACATGTATTTTTTCAGCAATCTTGACCATTGCagaattcttgaaaagaatggaaagaaaagcatTGACTTGGAAACATAACCAACTACAGCCAACTTCAAACACTTCCAACTCTACTTCGTTTATGAACTATGTGGATAGAACTATTTGGTTGAAATCGGaaatgattttgaaaaaagtcGAAACTCATTTACTTCCTAAGGGATACAATATGCAGTCATATGCAGAATTCCTTAGAATCCAAGCCAACGGAGCCTTGGACGTAGAAGTTTTGGACGACGAACTAGCCAAACGTGCAATGGATCCAAATACGGACATACACGAAACAATGCAAGTCGTTCAAAGAGCCCgtctttcttcaagatcaCTGTACCTGGGTGTCAGAATTCTAGGCGATGCTCCTATCTGGCCAATTGCTCTTTTATTTGCCCATGCACTTCAAGCAAGAGCAATATACAACGTGTCACACCCTTCACAGTACCAAACATGA
- the DUS1 gene encoding tRNA dihydrouridine synthase, translating to MTSDKLNGRQLFEKIGKPTKIVAPMVDQSELAWRILSRKYGATLAYTPMFHAKLFATSEKYRKDMWCELDGDEKIDRPLVVQFCANDPDYLLQAAKLVEDKCDAVDLNLGCPQGIARKGKYGAFLMEDWDLISKLIRTLHENLKVPVTAKIRVFPEREKTLEYAKMVLNSGAQFLTVHGRLREQKGQKTGLADWEIIKYLRDNLPSDTVFFANGNILYPEDIARCMNEIHCDGVMSAEGNLYNPGVFNTSHTEDKEKIFPRVDKLLREYFEIVKSCNGSHASKIAMKSHFFKVLRPFLPHNVDIRANIASMTANTSFEEWEEKVVKLVEDRVQKLFEEPDIAEKDIITVGEPQPWGGAYRTVPYWRCQPYFRPVNGVTADKRVTDALKSKQSLDAESLKRKPECELEHGKEKEIKV from the coding sequence ATGACTTCTGACAAACTTAATGGTAGACAACTCTTTGAGAAGATCGGTAAGCCAACCAAGATAGTCGCACCCATGGTCGACCAATCGGAGTTAGCTTGGAGAATCTTATCAAGAAAGTATGGGGCCACTTTAGCATACACGCCGATGTTCCATGCAAAGCTTTTCGCTACGTCAGAGAAGTATAGAAAGGATATGTGGTGTGAATTAGATGGAGATGAGAAGATAGACAGGCCGTTAGTAGTACAGTTTTGTGCGAACGATCCCGATTATTTATTGCAAGCCGCTAAGCTTGTTGAGGACAAATGTGATGCTGTTGATTTGAACCTCGGTTGTCCTCAAGGAATAGCCAGAAAGGGTAAATATGGTGCCTTCTTGATGGAAGATTGGGATCTCATCAGTAAACTCATTCGGACTTTACACGAGAACTTGAAGGTCCCAGTAACAGCAAAGATTAGAGTGTTTccagaaagagagaaaacGTTGGAGTACGCTAAGATGGTGTTAAATTCTGGCGCCCAATTTTTAACTGTGCATGGAAGACTACGAGAACAAAAGGGACAGAAGACTGGATTGGCAGACTGGGAAATTATCAAGTACTTGAGAGACAACTTGCCTAGCGATACGGTATTTTTCGCAAATGGTAATATTTTGTACCCAGAAGACATTGCAAGATGCATGAATGAGATACACTGTGACGGTGTAATGAGTGCCGAAGGTAATTTATATAACCCTGGTGTTTTTAACACATCTCACACcgaagataaagaaaagatctTTCCAAGAGTGGACAAGCTGTTAAGAGAGTACTTTGAGATAGTTAAATCTTGTAATGGATCTCATGCTTCCAAAATTGCCATGAAGtctcatttcttcaaagtccTAAGGCCATTTTTACCTCATAACGTCGATATCAGAGCCAACATCGCATCAATGACCGCCAACACATCATTCGAAGAGtgggaagaaaaagttgTGAAGCTCGTTGAAGATAGAGTACAAAAGCTTTTTGAAGAACCTGATATCGCTGAAAAAGACATTATAACAGTGGGTGAACCTCAACCATGGGGTGGTGCTTATAGAACGGTTCCATACTGGAGATGTCAACCATATTTCAGACCGGTAAATGGTGTTACTGCAGATAAAAGAGTCACAGATGCCTTGAAGAGCAAACAAAGTTTAGACGCAGAGTCCTTGAAACGTAAACCCGAATGCGAACTCGAGCatggcaaagaaaaagaaatcaaggTATAA
- the CFF1 gene encoding Cff1p, producing the protein MEFEMRPDALTSRTLDRVTEDPIVLPYFVEFPALNPSDLLKKFIAKEGLIRHGTGPYFKETDRSPLQVKITDTNNGSDDTGAAVTNRDAFSLITVLYTPDAPVGSFLKLKNTSIHIVQKGKGKVVLVYPDGHVKSFTVGLDYESGESSQWVVPGGVFKACFTIPNEELDNSLLISEVVVPGFDIQDCITMSGKEELVALVGQEKAETLKYLM; encoded by the coding sequence ATGGAGTTTGAAATGCGCCCTGATGCCTTGACTTCTCGCACTCTCGATCGTGTCACAGAGGATCCAATAGTACTACCGTATTTTGTTGAGTTTCCAGCACTCAACCCATCTGACTTACTGAAGAAGTTTATTGCGAAAGAGGGATTGATCAGACATGGTACTGGCCCTTACTTCAAGGAAACGGACAGGTCTCCATTGCAGGTTAAGATCACGGATACAAACAATGGTAGTGATGACACTGGTGCGGCTGTGACCAACAGGGACGCATTCAGCTTGATCACGGTGCTTTACACCCCCGATGCACCAGTGGGCTCATTCTTGAAACTAAAAAACACTAGTATCCATATAGTGCAGAAGGGTAAGGGCAAGGTGGTTCTGGTATACCCAGATGGTCATGTGAAGTCATTCACAGTCGGTCTTGACTACGAGAGTGGTGAAAGTAGCCAATGGGTTGTCCCAGGTGGAGTGTTCAAAGCGTGTTTCACCATCCCTAATGAAGAACTGGACAACAGTCTTCTCATAAGCGAGGTGGTGGTTCCAGGATTCGATATTCAAGATTGCATTACGATGTcagggaaagaagaacttgtaGCCTTAGTCGGCCAGGAGAAAGCCGAAACATTGAAATATCTAAtgtaa
- the VPS70 gene encoding putative zinc metalloprotease, whose amino-acid sequence MNTTFDEESQPLVTRPVTRRRDNSVASFLARGRSNTINSLRSGYETVKKHKNEFWLLIIGSLMLYLGFTLAFLPRTSLSRDFRRLYFGKLTKSEAFRIYIESLMKENKCSTHVEQYTSHKHWAGDRFVLDYTVSELSKLGFTPRLEKYHVWLNEPVYTEVTLWDNGNLKYNASMVEDDISISDENTLTEKVMAFHGYSANGTAQSQYIYSNYGTLEDYEQLRLNNIDTRGKIHIIRYGSGVRGIAVKNAEDNGALGVILFTDSFDDGLITEKNGYKPFPHGPARHESSIERGSVLIFSDSPGDPSTPGYASKKGSGRKNTSDAVPSIPSVPMSEREIAPILHRLNGKGFEWKNKGNVKGFDYFSGPSEPGIECKVSNHQNYLIKEISNVIVEIPGILKQQEVIIGNHRDAWTTGGAGQPGSGSAILLEIARGFSALHEKGWKPLRTIKLISWDGEEQGMLGSTEYGEDHRDSLQRGTIAYFNLDGGVTGSKLNVKANPLLNELLVLSSKRTLFKEDPETTVYDYWKQSSNVSLEILGAGSDFTVFQNNLGIPSIDFSFERDPKTDAVLPFHSSYDSYEWMQKFVDPDFSLHSTMAAFVGMSILSLTENELVGFKTHEYMVEISKYFKTMYNDISVVFPHDTLIDTLRKNLADLLELLTTHTSIDFDAMVDNIKQQTEQDYPWWKWNKKLEILTRLISANSKLRKLDRYFITERGIKGRPFMKHSIFAPNRVTGYQGDVLPGLHEAILSKDRQECIFWLETLITQLDKVVSLLTI is encoded by the coding sequence ATGAATACTACGTTTGATGAGGAATCGCAACCTTTGGTGACTCGTCCTGTAACAAGACGAAGGGATAACTCTGTCGCTAGCTTTTTGGCTAGAGGAAGAAGTAACACTATAAATAGTTTGAGAAGCGGGTATGAGACAGTTAAAAAGCACAAGAATGAGTTCTGGTTACTTATAATCGGAAGTTTGATGCTATACCTGGGGTTCACACTTGCATTTCTGCCGCGTACTTCGCTTTCAAGAGACTTTAGGAGACTTTATTTCGGTAAGTTGACTAAATCGGAGGCCTttagaatatatatagaatctttgatgaaggaaaataaatGCTCTACCCATGTTGAACAGTACACTTCCCATAAGCATTGGGCAGGAGATAGATTTGTCCTAGACTATACTGTGTCTGAGCTATCCAAGCTAGGGTTTACTCCGAGGCTAGAAAAGTACCATGTTTGGTTAAATGAGCCCGTATACACGGAGGTCACCCTCTGGGACAACGGAAACTTGAAGTATAACGCCAGTATGGTGGAAGATGACATTTCCATATCAGATGAGAATACTTTAACGGAGAAAGTTATGGCATTTCATGGGTATTCGGCCAACGGTACAGCTCAATCCCAATACATTTATTCCAATTACGGTACCCTAGAAGATTATGAACAATTACGTTTAAACAATATTGATACTAGGGGCAAGATACATATAATAAGATATGGAAGTGGTGTCAGAGGCATAGCAGTCAAGAATGCAGAGGATAATGGTGCTCTAGGAGTGATCTTATTCACAGATAGCTTTGACGACGGTTTAATTACAGAAAAAAACGGATATAAACCGTTCCCACATGGTCCTGCAAGACACGAAAGTTCTATAGAAAGAGGGTCAGTGTTAATATTCAGTGACTCGCCCGGTGATCCATCAACACCTGGATACGCTTCCAAAAAGGGTTCGGGTAGAAAAAACACAAGTGATGCCGTACCTTCAATTCCATCTGTGCCAATGAGTGAAAGGGAAATCGCTCCAATATTACACCGTCTAAATGGCAAAGGTTTCGAGTGGAAAAATAAGGGTAATGTTAAGGGATTTGACTACTTCAGCGGTCCATCAGAGCCTGGAATTGAATGTAAAGTGTCCAATCATCAGAACTATTTGATTAAAGAAATTTCCAATGTTATTGTTGAGATTCCCGGTATTCTCAAACAACAGGAAGTAATTATAGGAAACCATAGAGATGCATGGACCACAGGCGGGGCAGGACAACCTGGTAGTGGTAGTGCTATTCTACTTGAAATCGCAAGAGGGTTTTCGGCTTTACATGAAAAGGGATGGAAACCTTTACGGACAATTAAATTAATAAGTTGGGATGGTGAAGAACAAGGAATGCTAGGATCAACTGAATATGGTGAGGATCACAGAGACTCTTTACAGCGCGGAACTATCGCATATTTTAATTTGGATGGTGGAGTAACTGGTTCAAAGCTTAATGTAAAAGCCAATCCATTGCTGAATGAGTTGTTAGTTTTGTCttcgaaaagaacattgttcaaagaagatCCAGAAACTACTGTTTATGACTACTGGAAGCAATCTAGCAATGTGTCTTTGGAAATACTTGGTGCCGGGTCTGATTTCACTGTCTTTCAAAATAATCTCGGTATTCCTTCCATTGATTTCAGCTTTGAGAGGGATCCCAAAACGGATGCAGTGCTCCCATTCCACTCCAGCTATGATTCTTATGAATGGATGCAAAAGTTCGTGGACCCCGATTTTTCTCTTCACAGCACAATGGCAGCTTTCGTGGGAATGTCAATTCTTTCACTGACCGAGAATGAATTAGTAGGATTCAAAACTCACGAGTACATGGTGGAAATTAGTAAATACTTCAAAACAATGTACAATGACATTTCTGTCGTGTTCCCGCACGATACGTTGATTGACACCTTAAGAAAGAACCTAGCGGATTTACTAGAACTTCTGACAACCCACACTAGCATCGACTTCGATGCAATGGTGGATAATATAAAGCAGCAAACTGAACAAGACTATCCCTGGTGGAAGTGGAACAAAAAACTAGAAATTCTTACCAGGTTAATATCAGCAAACTCGAAACTCCGCAAATTGGACAGATATTTCATTACAGAAAGGGGAATAAAGGGTCGTCCTTTCATGAAACATTCTATATTTGCTCCTAACAGAGTAACCGGATACCAAGGAGACGTATTACCAGGCTTACATGAGGCCATCCTCTCCAAAGACAGACAGGAATGCATATTTTGGCTCGAAACCCTTATTACCCAATTAGACAAGGTGGTTTCTCTATTAACAATATAA